One window of the Lipingzhangella halophila genome contains the following:
- a CDS encoding dihydroxyacetone kinase family protein produces MSAATDSTTFKSSWVEGLVSSYSRLVAPVPDAHGVLSARSPEQGRVSVVIGGGCGHYPAFAGLVGPGLADAAVVGEVFTSPSAEQVYRTARAVDGGAGVLFSFGNYAGDVMHFGLAARRLAAEGVDSRTVLVTDDVASGSAQEIEARRGVAGGFFVFKIAAAAAARGYDLDGVARVAARANAMTRTFGAAFDGCTLPGQQEPLFTVPEGTMELGLGIHGEAGLRRVPAQDPAGLADVLVDTLLPELPAGATGRTAVLLNGLGQTPYEDLFICYGRVHRRLADAGLTPHRPEVGEFVTSLDMAGLSLSLLVLDDELADLYDEPCQTPAFTSAPAAADAVPEPRRAPRPGAAAGTAPRTADTPAAGGGAAAEALAAALAAVEAHEQELGRLDAVAGDGDHGQGIVRGLRAAVAAARGADPGDTADATGRALLLAGTALADAAGGASGALYGLLLTEIGGGLLEAGPVPVTAELLAPAVDAAFHAVCELGGGAVGEKTMLDALAPFRDTLLTHARAGTPLAAAWADAAAAATSAARATADMPAKRGRAARLGERGQGHADPGATSLALMATAVAGVLDGRSPTPADPVPESR; encoded by the coding sequence ATGTCCGCGGCCACCGACTCCACCACCTTCAAGTCCTCCTGGGTGGAGGGCCTGGTCAGCTCGTACTCCCGGCTGGTCGCGCCCGTGCCCGACGCGCACGGCGTGCTGAGCGCCCGCTCCCCCGAGCAGGGGCGGGTCAGTGTCGTCATCGGCGGGGGCTGCGGCCACTACCCCGCCTTCGCCGGCCTGGTGGGACCGGGCCTCGCCGACGCGGCCGTCGTCGGCGAGGTGTTCACCAGCCCCAGCGCCGAGCAGGTCTACCGCACCGCGCGCGCGGTGGACGGGGGTGCGGGGGTGCTGTTCAGCTTCGGCAACTACGCCGGCGACGTGATGCACTTCGGCCTCGCCGCGCGGCGGCTCGCCGCCGAGGGCGTCGACTCCCGGACCGTCCTGGTGACCGACGACGTCGCCAGCGGCTCCGCTCAGGAGATCGAGGCGCGCCGCGGCGTCGCCGGCGGCTTCTTCGTCTTCAAGATCGCCGCGGCGGCCGCGGCCCGGGGCTACGACCTGGACGGCGTCGCCCGGGTGGCGGCGCGTGCCAACGCGATGACCCGCACCTTCGGCGCGGCCTTCGACGGCTGCACGCTGCCCGGCCAGCAGGAGCCGCTGTTCACCGTCCCGGAGGGCACCATGGAGCTGGGGCTGGGCATCCACGGCGAAGCCGGACTGCGCCGTGTCCCCGCCCAGGACCCCGCCGGGCTTGCCGACGTGCTGGTCGACACCCTGCTGCCCGAGCTGCCCGCGGGCGCGACCGGGCGCACAGCGGTGCTGCTCAACGGGCTGGGGCAGACCCCCTACGAGGACCTGTTCATCTGCTACGGCCGGGTGCACCGCCGGCTGGCCGACGCCGGCCTCACCCCCCACCGCCCCGAGGTGGGCGAGTTCGTCACCTCCCTGGACATGGCCGGGCTTTCGCTGTCGCTGCTGGTCCTGGACGACGAACTGGCCGACCTCTACGACGAGCCGTGCCAGACCCCCGCCTTCACCTCGGCCCCGGCAGCGGCCGACGCCGTGCCCGAGCCGCGGAGAGCACCCCGCCCCGGAGCGGCCGCCGGCACGGCACCGCGCACCGCCGATACACCGGCGGCGGGCGGCGGCGCCGCGGCAGAGGCGCTGGCGGCGGCGCTGGCCGCCGTCGAGGCACACGAGCAGGAACTGGGCCGGCTCGACGCGGTCGCCGGGGACGGCGACCACGGCCAGGGCATCGTGCGCGGGCTGCGCGCGGCCGTCGCGGCGGCCCGGGGCGCAGACCCCGGCGACACCGCCGACGCGACCGGCCGGGCGCTGCTGCTGGCCGGTACCGCGCTGGCCGACGCGGCCGGCGGTGCCTCGGGCGCGCTCTACGGCCTGCTGCTCACCGAGATCGGCGGCGGACTGCTGGAGGCCGGGCCCGTGCCGGTCACCGCGGAACTGCTCGCCCCGGCAGTGGACGCCGCGTTCCACGCCGTGTGCGAGCTCGGCGGCGGCGCCGTCGGCGAGAAGACCATGCTCGACGCGCTCGCTCCCTTCCGCGACACGCTGCTCACGCACGCGCGCGCCGGTACGCCGCTGGCCGCTGCCTGGGCCGATGCCGCGGCCGCGGCGACCAGCGCCGCCCGTGCCACCGCCGACATGCCCGCCAAGCGCGGACGCGCCGCCCGCCTTGGAGAACGCGGCCAGGGACACGCCGACCCCGGCGCCACCTCGCTGGCGCTGATGGCCACCGCCGTAGCCGGCGTGCTCGACGGCCGCTCCCCCACCCCCGCCGACCCCGTCCCCGAAAGCCGGTGA
- a CDS encoding alkene reductase — MRATFTPGRVGRQELKNRIVMSPMTRSRAFGPELAPTDMMATYYAQRASAGLIITEGTQPSAVGQGYPNTPGLHTGAQIAGWRTVTDAVHAEGGVIYAQLMHTGRIGHPDNYRSAQQPVGPSPVKAEGQIFTQAGLQDFVVPRELSAAEISQTIRDFADAAENAITAGFDGVEIHGANGYLVHQFLSTNANRRTDDWGSSPRNRSRFALEVASAVAEAIGNDRTAIRISPANPFNDIEEEDLAETYHHLLDGLNGIGLSYLHVMESRAPEFTRELRQAFNGALILNPATPGARTGPEHLALIDEGAADLVSFGQLFLSNPDLPERLASGTELAEPDMSKVYGGDERGYIDYPTLAGSVSRL; from the coding sequence GTGCGAGCAACCTTCACGCCCGGCCGCGTCGGCCGGCAGGAACTGAAGAACCGGATCGTCATGTCCCCGATGACCCGCAGCAGGGCGTTCGGCCCGGAACTCGCCCCGACCGACATGATGGCCACGTACTACGCGCAGCGCGCCAGCGCCGGGCTGATCATCACCGAGGGCACCCAGCCCAGCGCCGTCGGCCAGGGCTACCCGAACACCCCGGGTCTGCACACCGGCGCTCAGATCGCCGGCTGGCGCACGGTCACGGACGCGGTGCACGCCGAGGGCGGAGTGATCTACGCCCAGTTGATGCACACCGGCCGTATCGGCCATCCGGACAACTACCGGTCCGCCCAGCAGCCCGTCGGCCCTTCCCCGGTGAAGGCGGAGGGTCAGATCTTCACCCAAGCCGGCCTCCAGGACTTCGTCGTCCCGCGAGAGCTCAGCGCGGCGGAGATCAGCCAGACGATCCGCGACTTCGCCGACGCGGCCGAGAACGCCATAACCGCCGGCTTCGACGGGGTCGAGATCCACGGAGCGAACGGCTACCTCGTCCACCAGTTCCTCTCCACCAACGCGAACCGGCGGACGGACGACTGGGGCTCCTCCCCGCGCAACAGGTCCCGCTTCGCTCTTGAGGTCGCCTCGGCCGTGGCCGAGGCGATCGGCAACGACCGCACCGCCATCCGCATCTCGCCGGCGAACCCGTTCAACGACATCGAGGAGGAGGACCTCGCGGAGACCTACCATCACCTGCTCGACGGGTTGAACGGCATCGGGCTCTCGTATCTGCACGTAATGGAGTCGCGGGCGCCCGAGTTCACCCGGGAGCTGCGCCAGGCGTTCAACGGTGCGCTGATCCTCAACCCGGCCACGCCCGGAGCGAGGACGGGGCCGGAGCACCTCGCTCTCATCGACGAGGGCGCGGCCGACCTGGTCTCGTTCGGCCAGCTCTTCCTCTCCAACCCGGATCTGCCCGAACGGCTGGCGTCGGGAACCGAGCTGGCCGAGCCGGACATGTCCAAGGTCTACGGCGGTGACGAGCGCGGCTACATCGACTACCCCACGCTGGCCGGCAGCGTGTCGCGACTCTGA
- a CDS encoding ABC transporter permease encodes MIAAYVAISVVNTLVMATGERTREFALLRMVGTTRRQLLSMLRWEALFIGGLALVVGGIGVLVALVPFSMVMAGTPVPYVPPLVGLGLVAVTMLIAQLAMLVPARIALRTPPAEALTKPM; translated from the coding sequence ATGATTGCCGCCTACGTCGCGATCTCCGTGGTCAACACGCTGGTCATGGCCACCGGCGAACGCACCCGCGAGTTCGCGCTGCTGCGGATGGTCGGCACCACACGCCGGCAGCTGCTCAGCATGCTGCGCTGGGAGGCGCTGTTCATCGGCGGTCTCGCTCTCGTCGTGGGCGGTATCGGCGTCCTGGTCGCGCTCGTGCCGTTCAGCATGGTCATGGCCGGAACTCCGGTGCCGTATGTGCCGCCGCTCGTCGGCCTGGGGCTCGTGGCGGTGACCATGCTGATCGCGCAGCTCGCCATGCTCGTTCCGGCGCGTATCGCGCTACGCACGCCGCCGGCCGAGGCGCTCACCAAACCCATGTGA
- a CDS encoding response regulator, translated as MIRVLLAEDMHMIRGALVALLDKEPDVAVVADVSSGDAVVPAVLEHRPDVAVLDVQMPGINGLEAASTIFEQLPECRTLILTQIGRPEVLRKALAAKALGFMLKDAPPAELADAIRRVAAGERVIDSNLATATIEAGENPLTAREV; from the coding sequence GTGATCAGGGTTCTGCTGGCCGAGGACATGCACATGATCCGGGGCGCGCTGGTGGCACTGCTCGACAAGGAACCCGACGTTGCGGTGGTCGCGGATGTGTCCTCGGGGGACGCCGTCGTGCCCGCCGTTCTCGAACACCGTCCGGACGTCGCCGTCCTCGACGTCCAGATGCCGGGTATCAACGGTCTTGAGGCGGCCTCGACGATCTTTGAGCAGCTGCCCGAATGCCGCACGTTGATCCTCACCCAGATCGGGCGCCCGGAGGTGCTGCGCAAAGCACTGGCGGCCAAGGCCCTGGGGTTCATGCTGAAGGACGCGCCCCCCGCCGAGCTGGCCGACGCGATCCGCCGAGTGGCGGCCGGTGAACGGGTGATCGACTCGAACCTCGCCACGGCCACCATCGAGGCCGGCGAGAATCCGCTGACGGCCAGGGAGGTGTAG
- a CDS encoding HAD family hydrolase, protein MSSRLHAVVFDLDGVLVESDHLWEEMWSGYAARHGVQWESEDTATVQGMSSSEWSHYLNRRAGAAESDEDTERAVVDGMVEAFEQERVELLAGARETVAAVSAEVPIALASSAPRRLIDAVLRGHGLADHFTATVSSAEVGRGKPHPDVYLEAAARIGQEGGDCAAVEDSSNGIRAAHAAKMTVVALPNPAPGYRPAPDALALAAEEARDLADVSERLLRLLARPAAQGSS, encoded by the coding sequence ATGAGCAGCAGACTCCACGCGGTGGTGTTCGACCTCGACGGTGTACTGGTCGAGAGCGACCACCTGTGGGAAGAGATGTGGTCCGGCTACGCCGCGCGCCACGGCGTCCAGTGGGAGTCCGAGGACACCGCTACCGTCCAGGGCATGAGCTCCAGCGAGTGGTCGCACTACCTCAACCGGCGGGCGGGTGCCGCGGAGTCCGACGAGGACACCGAGCGCGCGGTCGTCGACGGCATGGTCGAGGCCTTCGAGCAGGAGCGGGTCGAGCTGCTCGCGGGCGCGCGGGAGACCGTGGCGGCCGTCAGCGCCGAGGTCCCGATCGCCCTCGCCTCCTCCGCGCCGCGCCGGCTCATCGACGCCGTGCTGCGCGGGCACGGCCTCGCCGACCACTTCACCGCGACGGTCTCCAGCGCCGAAGTCGGCCGCGGCAAACCCCACCCCGACGTCTACCTGGAGGCGGCCGCGCGGATCGGCCAGGAGGGCGGCGACTGCGCGGCCGTGGAGGACTCCTCCAACGGCATCCGGGCCGCCCACGCCGCCAAGATGACGGTGGTCGCGCTGCCCAACCCCGCCCCCGGCTACCGCCCGGCCCCCGATGCGTTGGCGCTGGCCGCGGAGGAGGCCCGCGACCTCGCCGACGTCAGCGAACGCCTGCTGCGCCTGCTCGCCCGCCCGGCCGCCCAGGGGAGCAGCTGA
- a CDS encoding nitroreductase/quinone reductase family protein, producing the protein MSFNEQVITEFRANGGRVESAAGFGSNLVLIHSRGAQTGRERVNPALALRDGDGWLVIGSAKGAPKHPGWVFNLRADPDAEIEVPGAAGVERVAVTAAELTGSEHERAFARFVERSPAFATYQSRAGRTLPVIRFTPRPGPATPDLRP; encoded by the coding sequence ATGTCGTTCAACGAGCAAGTGATCACGGAGTTCCGAGCCAACGGTGGTCGTGTCGAATCGGCGGCCGGGTTCGGTTCCAACCTGGTGCTCATCCACAGCCGGGGCGCGCAAACCGGTCGCGAGCGCGTCAACCCGGCGCTGGCCCTGCGCGACGGCGACGGATGGCTGGTCATCGGATCCGCCAAGGGGGCGCCGAAGCATCCGGGGTGGGTGTTCAACCTGCGTGCGGACCCGGATGCCGAGATCGAGGTTCCCGGTGCCGCCGGAGTCGAGCGCGTTGCCGTAACCGCCGCGGAGTTGACGGGCTCGGAGCACGAACGGGCGTTCGCCCGCTTCGTCGAGCGTTCCCCCGCCTTCGCCACGTACCAGTCGCGCGCGGGCCGGACACTGCCGGTCATCCGCTTCACGCCACGGCCGGGTCCGGCCACCCCGGATCTCCGGCCATAG
- a CDS encoding RpiB/LacA/LacB family sugar-phosphate isomerase translates to MRIAVAADSAGVALKNELRDLLREDTRISEVRDLGVPDVADDRAYPLLGIAAAEAVAAGEVERALLVCGTGIGMCISANKVPGVRATVAHDSYSAERSVKSNDCQVLTMGARVIGPELAKRIATEWIGHVFDPRSASAGKVARISEYEQA, encoded by the coding sequence ATGAGGATCGCCGTCGCCGCCGACAGCGCCGGAGTGGCGCTGAAGAACGAACTCCGCGACCTGCTGCGCGAGGACACGCGCATCTCCGAGGTCCGCGACCTCGGCGTCCCCGACGTCGCCGACGACCGCGCCTACCCCCTGCTGGGCATCGCGGCCGCCGAGGCGGTCGCGGCGGGCGAGGTCGAACGCGCCCTGCTGGTGTGCGGCACCGGCATCGGCATGTGCATCTCGGCCAACAAGGTCCCCGGGGTGCGCGCCACGGTCGCCCACGACTCCTACTCCGCCGAGCGGTCGGTGAAGTCCAACGACTGCCAGGTACTCACCATGGGAGCGCGGGTGATCGGCCCCGAGCTGGCGAAGCGGATCGCCACCGAGTGGATCGGCCACGTCTTCGACCCCCGCTCGGCCAGCGCGGGCAAGGTCGCCCGCATCAGCGAGTACGAACAGGCCTGA
- a CDS encoding MFS transporter, translating to MDEPATSRQPQRPPSDPPDPAMPLRGIERIGIPKPLFWGFVAVLIYMVGDGVEISYLTDYLQQDDGGGLDGEQATFATVTIYGIAVMIGSWLSGTLSAIWGPRRVMWLGAAWWVVFEAIFLFAAIPSQEFGFIVAVYGIRGFAYPLFAFAFLVWAQTASPERMRGSVAGWFWFAFTGGLPTLGAGVAALAIGPLGMSHYDTLILSLVLVAIGGALGSFAVREPSGLKPIADESVANPTSYRRLFEGVDILWRDRRTLAGGLVRIVNTAPQYGFFAMFPFTFGNAGGNDGFLSVAQIATLTAVTYGANIAANLFFGVFGDYFGWRRTVTLFGCVGCAVATPLWYFTAMATQSFMVAIALGCLYGVLLAGFVPLSALMPSMVQHKDKGAALAILNFGAGGAAFVGPMVVAVFYPLVGGGGVAVVFSCLYLAVAVLSTVLKDPSDPAEKRAAPAVQTVA from the coding sequence ATGGACGAGCCGGCGACTTCCCGCCAGCCGCAGCGACCCCCCTCCGATCCTCCCGATCCCGCCATGCCGCTGCGCGGCATCGAGCGGATCGGCATCCCCAAGCCGTTGTTCTGGGGATTCGTCGCCGTGCTGATCTACATGGTCGGCGATGGCGTGGAGATCAGCTACCTGACCGACTACCTGCAACAGGACGATGGGGGAGGGCTCGACGGCGAGCAGGCGACCTTCGCCACCGTGACCATCTACGGAATCGCCGTCATGATCGGCTCCTGGCTGTCGGGCACCCTCTCGGCCATCTGGGGGCCGCGCCGGGTGATGTGGCTGGGTGCCGCCTGGTGGGTCGTCTTCGAGGCGATCTTCCTGTTCGCCGCCATCCCCTCGCAGGAGTTCGGGTTCATCGTCGCCGTCTACGGCATCCGCGGCTTCGCCTACCCCCTGTTCGCCTTCGCCTTCCTGGTCTGGGCCCAGACCGCCAGCCCCGAACGCATGCGCGGATCAGTGGCCGGCTGGTTCTGGTTCGCCTTCACCGGCGGCCTGCCCACCCTGGGCGCGGGCGTCGCGGCGCTGGCGATCGGACCACTGGGGATGTCCCACTACGACACCCTCATCCTGTCCCTGGTGCTGGTCGCCATCGGCGGCGCCCTGGGGTCCTTCGCTGTGCGCGAGCCCAGCGGCCTCAAGCCCATCGCCGACGAGTCGGTAGCCAACCCGACCAGCTACCGCCGGCTGTTCGAAGGCGTCGACATCCTCTGGCGCGACCGCCGCACCCTGGCCGGCGGACTGGTGCGCATCGTCAACACCGCGCCCCAGTACGGCTTCTTCGCGATGTTCCCGTTCACCTTCGGTAACGCCGGAGGCAACGACGGCTTCCTCAGCGTCGCCCAGATCGCCACCCTCACCGCGGTCACCTACGGCGCCAACATCGCCGCCAACCTGTTCTTCGGTGTCTTCGGCGACTACTTCGGCTGGCGCCGCACGGTCACCCTCTTCGGGTGCGTCGGCTGCGCCGTCGCCACACCGCTGTGGTACTTCACGGCCATGGCCACCCAGAGCTTCATGGTGGCTATCGCCCTGGGCTGCCTCTACGGGGTGCTGCTGGCCGGATTCGTCCCGCTGTCGGCGCTGATGCCGTCGATGGTCCAGCACAAGGACAAGGGCGCGGCGCTGGCGATCCTCAACTTCGGCGCGGGCGGCGCCGCCTTCGTCGGTCCCATGGTGGTTGCCGTGTTCTACCCGCTGGTCGGCGGCGGCGGTGTCGCGGTGGTCTTCAGTTGCCTGTACCTGGCGGTCGCGGTGCTGTCGACGGTGCTGAAGGACCCCAGCGACCCTGCGGAGAAGCGCGCGGCCCCCGCCGTCCAGACGGTCGCCTGA
- a CDS encoding DeoR/GlpR family DNA-binding transcription regulator: MSTRRSDARPQEARQQAIAEFVAKQGSATAVELAELTGVSVMTVHRDLDELARRGLLRKFRGGVSAQPSTVFESDAEYRLNARIEQKRAIAARAAEYVEPGGSIILDDSTTALQIASLLEPLSPLTVVTNYRRTIDELRTMKDVRLIALGGDYSRTHDSFNGLPCTEALSSISVDTAFISTSAMTAAMTYHQEQEIVVVKRAMLAAAATKVLLMDSSKMPRTALHHLAPADFYDRVIVDDGVDAALLAELRDHVTVDVAVVKN; this comes from the coding sequence ATGAGTACCCGACGCAGCGACGCCCGCCCCCAGGAAGCCCGCCAGCAGGCCATCGCCGAGTTCGTCGCCAAGCAGGGGTCGGCCACGGCCGTGGAGCTGGCCGAGCTCACCGGTGTCAGTGTGATGACCGTGCACCGCGACCTCGACGAACTCGCGCGGCGCGGCCTGCTGCGCAAGTTCCGCGGCGGGGTATCCGCTCAGCCCTCCACGGTCTTCGAGAGCGACGCCGAGTACCGCCTCAACGCGCGTATCGAGCAGAAGCGTGCGATCGCCGCCCGCGCCGCGGAGTACGTGGAGCCGGGCGGCTCGATCATCCTCGACGACTCCACCACCGCGCTGCAGATCGCCTCGCTGCTGGAGCCGCTGTCTCCGCTGACCGTGGTCACCAACTACCGCCGCACCATCGACGAGCTGCGCACCATGAAGGACGTCCGGCTGATAGCGCTCGGCGGCGACTACTCGCGTACCCACGACTCCTTCAACGGCCTGCCCTGTACCGAGGCACTCTCCTCGATCAGCGTCGACACCGCCTTCATCAGTACCTCCGCCATGACCGCGGCGATGACCTACCACCAGGAGCAGGAGATCGTCGTGGTCAAGCGGGCGATGCTCGCAGCGGCCGCGACCAAGGTGCTGCTCATGGACTCCAGCAAGATGCCGCGCACCGCGCTGCACCATTTGGCGCCCGCCGACTTCTACGACCGCGTCATCGTCGACGACGGGGTCGATGCCGCCCTGCTCGCCGAGCTGCGCGACCACGTGACGGTGGACGTCGCGGTGGTGAAAAACTAA
- a CDS encoding MarR family winged helix-turn-helix transcriptional regulator has protein sequence MSTPNNAGTDTAAGPERARVSSAGPVSHAIFRVARIHKLLAGQLLREVGLYPGQELLMMRLWDEGPQRQADLAAVLDADAPTVTRSVRRLEHAGFVRRSPSPTDRRVTIIEATPASMGLRQSVERIWADLERMTVADMAEDRQEDVLRALGELERNLTASEESRSGDD, from the coding sequence GTGAGTACGCCGAACAACGCCGGTACGGACACGGCAGCAGGGCCGGAGCGGGCCCGGGTCTCCAGCGCGGGGCCCGTGAGCCATGCGATCTTCCGGGTGGCGCGCATCCATAAGCTGCTCGCCGGACAGCTACTGCGCGAGGTGGGCCTGTATCCGGGTCAGGAGCTGCTGATGATGCGGCTCTGGGACGAGGGCCCGCAGCGGCAGGCCGACCTGGCCGCTGTTCTCGATGCTGACGCGCCGACCGTCACCCGCTCCGTGCGGCGCCTCGAACATGCCGGGTTCGTGCGCCGCTCGCCCAGCCCGACGGACAGACGAGTGACGATCATCGAGGCGACCCCCGCGAGCATGGGGTTGCGGCAGTCCGTGGAGCGGATCTGGGCGGACCTGGAGCGGATGACGGTCGCGGACATGGCCGAGGACCGGCAGGAGGATGTGCTGCGCGCACTCGGTGAACTGGAGCGCAACCTGACCGCTTCGGAAGAGAGTCGCAGCGGGGACGATTGA